The following proteins come from a genomic window of Diorhabda carinulata isolate Delta chromosome X, icDioCari1.1, whole genome shotgun sequence:
- the LOC130901083 gene encoding uncharacterized protein LOC130901083 has product MVKSTVSLIVICITAYSTFASPVPNKKDKRTDFNANVLYDQRQEGEWNVRAHLDNFLIMVIPTHTMAEAANPTLLDLLLSKSIPKGSHLKRIKHVKKQQASDTALETQHFIESKTAPYHVDLTKPSADVKPTPTEEVVVANSPSIKVVNADATIIPSHTRSARISRHFVFTIPTEEEYIPTRNVEPKSVLRKHKKTIKEKPKAELKLLGAENEQCGPDLVRDSYGICTVLKH; this is encoded by the exons ATGGTCAAATCTACTGTTTCGTTGATAGTTATATGCATAACTGCGTACAGTACTTTTGCGTCACCAGTGCCAAACAAAAAAGACAAACGTACCGATTTTAATGCTAACGTATTGTATGATCAACGACAAgaag gAGAATGGAATGTCAGAGCCCATCtagacaattttttgataatggtGATCCCAACGCACACAATGGCAGAAGCTGCAAACCCCACTCTCttagatttattattgtcaaagtCTATACCTAAAGGTAGCCATTTAAAAAGAATCAAGCATGTTAAAAAACAGCAAGCTTCAGATACAGCATTAGAAACCCAACATTTTATAGAATCAAAGACAGCTCCTTATCACGTGGATTTAACTAAACCTAGTGCGGATGTTAAACCTACACCTACTGAAGAAGTAGTGGTAGCTAATTCGCCTAGTATCAAAGTAGTAAATGCAGATGCAACTATAATTCCTAGTCACACAAG gtCCGCCAGAATATCGAGGCATTTTGTTTTCACTATACCAACTGAGGAAGAATACATCCCAACTCGTAATGTAGAACCCAAATCGGTGcttagaaaacacaaaaaaacaataaaagaaaagcCTAAAGCGGAATTGAAACTATTAGGAGCAGAAAATGAACAATGTGGACCTGATCTAGTTAGAGATTCTTATGGAATTTGTACCGTTTTAAAACACTAG
- the LOC130901863 gene encoding peptidoglycan-recognition protein SC2-like isoform X1, whose product MMYFRLILFIFLLYQVSAKCPDIISRSGWNASPPGDVTFLRENPPSYIVVHHSATKSCNSKQDCIPLVKSIQNSHINDKKWSDIGYNFLIGGDGNIYEGRGWGIRGAHSVPYNKRSLGICLLGNFEIDNPHNNQLKALEDLLYCARTTNKISENYRLIGHGQRSSTLCPGKNLYNVIKTWPHFDPHPQ is encoded by the exons ATGATGTATTTCCGtctaattttgtttatatttttgctGTATCAAGTGAGCG CGAAATGTCCGGATATTATTTCACGAAGTGGATGGAACGCAAGTCCTCCGGGAGATGTTACATTTTTAAGAGAAAACCCTCCATCATATATAGTCGTTCATCATTCAGCAACAAAATCTTGTAATTCAAAACAAGATTGTATTCCATTAGTAAAAAGCATACAAAATAGtcatataaatgataaaaaatggaGTGAtattggttataattttttg attgGTGGAGATGGCAATATCTATGAAGGTAGAGGATGGGGTATTCGTGGTGCTCATAGTGTTCCATACAACAAAAGAAGCTTGGGAATCTGCCTTTTAGGAAACTTTGAAA ttGATAATCCGCACAATAATCAGCTGAAAGCTTTAGAGGACTTATTATATTGTGCCCGAACAACTAATAAAATTTCTGAGAATTACCGACTTATTGGACATGGTCAGCGAAGCAGTACATTGTGTCCTggaaaaaacttatataatgtTATAAAAACTTGGCCTCATTTTGATCCTCATCCTCAATAA
- the LOC130901863 gene encoding peptidoglycan-recognition protein SC2-like isoform X2: protein MVSKLYEKLNRLFVLAKCPDIISRSGWNASPPGDVTFLRENPPSYIVVHHSATKSCNSKQDCIPLVKSIQNSHINDKKWSDIGYNFLIGGDGNIYEGRGWGIRGAHSVPYNKRSLGICLLGNFEIDNPHNNQLKALEDLLYCARTTNKISENYRLIGHGQRSSTLCPGKNLYNVIKTWPHFDPHPQ, encoded by the exons ATGGTGTCTaaactttatgaaaaattaaatcgaCTTTTCGTTTTAGCGAAATGTCCGGATATTATTTCACGAAGTGGATGGAACGCAAGTCCTCCGGGAGATGTTACATTTTTAAGAGAAAACCCTCCATCATATATAGTCGTTCATCATTCAGCAACAAAATCTTGTAATTCAAAACAAGATTGTATTCCATTAGTAAAAAGCATACAAAATAGtcatataaatgataaaaaatggaGTGAtattggttataattttttg attgGTGGAGATGGCAATATCTATGAAGGTAGAGGATGGGGTATTCGTGGTGCTCATAGTGTTCCATACAACAAAAGAAGCTTGGGAATCTGCCTTTTAGGAAACTTTGAAA ttGATAATCCGCACAATAATCAGCTGAAAGCTTTAGAGGACTTATTATATTGTGCCCGAACAACTAATAAAATTTCTGAGAATTACCGACTTATTGGACATGGTCAGCGAAGCAGTACATTGTGTCCTggaaaaaacttatataatgtTATAAAAACTTGGCCTCATTTTGATCCTCATCCTCAATAA